A part of Bacillus thuringiensis genomic DNA contains:
- a CDS encoding bestrophin family protein → MVHYNNQNSLHQIFTLKGTIIRDIFPQILFYTCVSTIVAVINYYYAEININQTPWVIVGGALGLLLVFRTNTAYDRYWEGRKLFGTIGACTRNLAVSFLCYWESEGKKIDQEKLKFLHLLIAFPKIAKGHLRDEKDLSEIKALFNICSEKEKEMLTESIHLPISIVLMLKTILSKGLKSGQIHPNAIINMEADLNNLLTAVGGCDRIKTTPIPFAYFAHIKILLLIFCGTLPIGLVDSLGWVTVLATTFISFAFIGIEAIGVEIEDPFGQDPNDLPLEAICIGVEMHILNLCQHRLLEVMEMHCDEKIM, encoded by the coding sequence ATGGTGCATTACAATAATCAAAATAGTTTACATCAAATATTTACATTAAAAGGGACAATTATAAGAGATATTTTCCCGCAAATCTTATTTTATACGTGTGTTTCAACGATAGTAGCTGTGATTAATTATTACTATGCAGAAATAAATATAAATCAGACTCCTTGGGTAATCGTCGGGGGAGCTTTAGGATTATTATTAGTATTTCGTACTAACACTGCTTATGATCGGTACTGGGAAGGTAGGAAGTTATTTGGCACGATTGGTGCTTGTACTAGAAATTTGGCAGTTAGTTTTTTGTGTTATTGGGAGTCCGAGGGGAAAAAGATAGATCAAGAAAAACTAAAATTTTTACATTTATTAATTGCTTTTCCAAAGATAGCGAAAGGACATTTGAGAGACGAAAAAGATTTATCTGAAATAAAGGCATTGTTTAACATTTGTTCTGAGAAGGAAAAAGAAATGTTGACCGAGTCTATACATTTACCGATTAGTATAGTTCTTATGTTAAAAACTATACTATCAAAAGGCTTGAAATCTGGTCAAATTCATCCAAATGCAATAATTAATATGGAAGCTGATTTGAATAATCTGCTTACGGCTGTGGGGGGATGTGATCGTATTAAAACGACACCTATTCCTTTTGCATATTTTGCGCATATAAAAATTTTATTGCTCATATTTTGCGGGACGTTACCAATTGGTCTTGTTGATAGTCTTGGCTGGGTTACAGTACTTGCAACTACGTTTATAAGTTTTGCGTTTATTGGTATTGAAGCAATAGGAGTTGAAATTGAAGATCCTTTTGGGCAGGATCCGAATGACCTTCCATTAGAAGCGATTTGTATAGGTGTAGAAATGCATATATTGAATTTATGTCAACATCGTCTGCTAGAAGTAATGGAGATGCATTGTGATGAGAAAATTATGTAA
- the psiE gene encoding phosphate-starvation-inducible protein PsiE → MLKNLKIVFSFFPIVLQYILNVALICLGIVLSVFLMKEVVQFIQELKLNGEESSYHLIDSIVVFFLYFEFIVMIIKYFQMNFHFPLRYFIYIGITAIVRLIIIDHDSPIDSLLYACAILVLISALFIANFKIMRRDLEE, encoded by the coding sequence GTGTTAAAGAACTTAAAAATAGTATTTTCGTTTTTCCCTATCGTTCTACAGTACATTTTAAATGTAGCTTTGATTTGTTTAGGGATTGTATTAAGTGTGTTTCTTATGAAAGAAGTCGTTCAATTTATACAAGAACTGAAATTAAATGGTGAAGAATCTAGTTATCATTTAATTGATAGTATCGTCGTATTTTTTTTATATTTTGAATTCATCGTAATGATTATAAAGTATTTTCAAATGAATTTTCATTTCCCATTACGATATTTTATATATATAGGTATAACAGCTATCGTTCGTCTCATTATTATAGATCACGATAGTCCGATAGATTCATTGTTATATGCCTGCGCGATTCTTGTACTAATTAGTGCTTTATTCATTGCAAATTTTAAAATAATGCGTCGTGATTTAGAAGAGTAG
- a CDS encoding agmatine deiminase family protein gives MKKIVKFCLMATLSTTIVSGCSFEGNNENAKGKENGKVEVQKTVGKYTMPDEKDKHEGTWLQWPHEYTYGEEYKQEVEPIWVKMASALTEGEKVHIVAYDEEEKERINTLLIDKGLNMDKIDFFIAPTDDVWARDSGPIFVYDNNKNLKILDPAFNGWGKKTPYKNDARIRENVSKQSGIERIDWGKFVLEGGAIELDSNGTALLTRSAVTNKNRNPDLSEKEIEKYISDLGVSNFIWLDGVPNLDITDFHIDGFAKFHNKSTIVTMKENDLAEWGLSNKDMDTLLDAKNASGKKYKYEYLPLSKEKVVLKNGKTLDYKGSYINYYIGNTVVLVPNYNDPNDKIANDTIQKLYPDRKVVGIDVRELYKNGGMIHCVTQQQPIALK, from the coding sequence ATGAAAAAAATAGTGAAGTTTTGCTTAATGGCTACATTATCTACAACGATTGTTAGTGGATGCTCTTTTGAGGGGAACAATGAAAATGCTAAAGGGAAAGAGAATGGAAAAGTAGAGGTACAGAAAACCGTCGGGAAATATACGATGCCCGATGAAAAAGATAAACATGAAGGTACATGGCTACAATGGCCTCATGAATACACATATGGTGAAGAGTATAAGCAGGAAGTTGAACCGATTTGGGTTAAGATGGCAAGTGCTTTAACTGAGGGTGAGAAAGTCCACATTGTTGCATACGATGAGGAGGAGAAAGAGCGAATCAATACGCTTTTAATAGATAAAGGACTGAATATGGATAAAATTGATTTCTTTATCGCTCCTACTGATGATGTATGGGCACGAGATAGTGGACCGATTTTTGTTTATGACAATAATAAAAATTTAAAAATATTAGATCCGGCATTTAATGGATGGGGAAAGAAAACGCCTTATAAAAATGATGCTCGTATACGTGAAAATGTTAGTAAACAATCAGGGATTGAAAGAATTGATTGGGGGAAATTTGTCCTTGAAGGCGGCGCAATTGAATTAGACAGCAATGGGACTGCGTTATTAACTCGAAGTGCAGTAACGAATAAAAATAGAAATCCTGATTTATCAGAAAAGGAAATTGAAAAATATATAAGTGACCTTGGGGTATCAAACTTTATTTGGTTAGATGGAGTACCTAATTTAGATATTACGGACTTTCATATTGATGGATTTGCTAAATTCCATAATAAATCTACCATTGTAACGATGAAAGAAAATGACCTAGCTGAATGGGGTTTATCTAATAAAGATATGGATACATTGTTAGATGCAAAAAATGCTTCAGGAAAGAAATATAAGTATGAATACTTACCGCTTAGTAAAGAAAAAGTTGTATTAAAAAATGGAAAAACTCTCGATTATAAAGGGTCATATATCAATTATTATATTGGGAATACAGTGGTATTGGTGCCTAATTATAATGATCCAAATGATAAAATCGCAAACGATACGATTCAGAAATTATACCCAGATCGTAAAGTAGTTGGTATTGATGTGAGAGAGCTTTATAAAAATGGCGGTATGATTCATTGTGTGACACAACAACAACCGATTGCATTGAAGTAA
- a CDS encoding serine hydrolase domain-containing protein, with product MLKKWLIIFFIFAVFCGSVVTLIHASKGKKYDIKAFSNLKSKQKDVEQEVDANEKKRYEIAAGKLDQYLKDKGFNGSVLVASKDHVILRKGYGYANVKDKVFTTPRTKYRIGSITKTVVAISIMQLKEKGKLNIEDNVNKYIPSFPADKNITLRNLLTHTSGLPDQGQGSVDAASRLKLVTWIGSQALQFPAGTGWKYTDYNYMVLAYIVEKITNKPLAEYVKENIFIPVGMHESGMGATLPEDIFLAEGYTKKDNELIDAPRLKMNWLYGCGEMYTTVEDMKRLDEAIMDGKLLSKQSVLDMFTASPARKYGFSFYTYPDYYHNHGVLAGWNTFNNFNWDKKTFVILFSNVQNGMNDAFNQEFRKMANDLIEGK from the coding sequence ATGTTAAAGAAATGGTTAATTATTTTCTTTATTTTTGCTGTTTTTTGTGGAAGTGTTGTTACATTAATACATGCAAGTAAAGGAAAGAAATATGATATAAAGGCATTTTCTAATTTAAAAAGTAAGCAAAAAGATGTTGAACAGGAAGTTGATGCGAATGAGAAAAAGCGTTATGAAATTGCAGCTGGAAAATTAGATCAGTATTTAAAAGATAAAGGATTTAATGGGAGTGTTCTTGTAGCAAGTAAAGACCATGTCATTTTACGAAAAGGCTACGGTTATGCGAATGTGAAAGATAAAGTGTTCACGACGCCAAGAACGAAATATCGCATTGGTTCTATTACGAAAACAGTTGTTGCAATATCTATTATGCAGCTAAAAGAAAAAGGGAAATTAAATATTGAAGACAATGTAAATAAGTATATTCCATCGTTTCCAGCAGATAAAAACATTACGTTGCGAAATTTGTTAACACATACGTCCGGGTTACCAGATCAGGGGCAAGGCAGTGTTGACGCAGCTTCACGTTTAAAGTTAGTAACGTGGATTGGTTCGCAAGCGTTACAATTTCCTGCAGGGACAGGATGGAAATATACAGACTATAATTATATGGTGCTTGCGTATATTGTAGAAAAGATTACGAATAAGCCGCTTGCTGAATATGTGAAAGAGAATATTTTTATTCCTGTTGGTATGCATGAATCTGGAATGGGGGCAACTCTTCCTGAAGATATTTTCTTAGCAGAAGGTTATACAAAAAAAGATAATGAGTTAATAGATGCACCTCGCTTAAAAATGAACTGGTTATATGGGTGTGGTGAAATGTATACCACCGTTGAAGATATGAAAAGATTAGATGAGGCAATAATGGATGGAAAACTGTTATCTAAACAAAGTGTATTGGATATGTTTACTGCATCACCTGCAAGAAAATATGGATTTAGTTTCTATACGTATCCAGATTATTATCACAACCACGGCGTATTAGCAGGTTGGAATACTTTTAATAATTTTAACTGGGATAAAAAAACGTTTGTCATATTATTCTCTAACGTCCAAAATGGTATGAATGATGCATTTAATCAAGAGTTTAGGAAAATGGCGAATGATTTAATAGAAGGAAAATAA